The following are encoded in a window of Verrucomicrobiia bacterium genomic DNA:
- a CDS encoding amidohydrolase family protein: protein MTTNAPPIVDTHVHLWDPTRLRYSWLDGVASLNRPFLPADFAAASANANVIKIIFVEASCEPNQGLAEVDWVSGLAKTESRLRGIVAHASLENGLAVESELAALATRPLVKGVRRLLQGETDPNFLRQPKFVAGVKLLAKFGFTFDLCIRQHQLRAATQLVRTTPEVNFVLDHFGKPDVRGKQTEPWATELKELAALPNVICKLSGLTTEADLEHWQSDDLKFYFARTLEFFGYERVLFGSDWPVSTLATTYQRWVETVREMVSSASLADQAKLFHANAERIYRI from the coding sequence ATGACGACAAACGCGCCGCCCATAGTTGACACTCACGTTCATCTTTGGGATCCCACGCGGCTCCGCTACTCGTGGCTTGACGGTGTCGCTTCGCTGAATCGCCCGTTTCTACCTGCTGATTTCGCCGCTGCCAGCGCCAACGCAAATGTCATCAAAATTATTTTTGTCGAGGCGAGTTGCGAACCGAATCAAGGCCTCGCCGAAGTGGACTGGGTTTCTGGATTGGCAAAAACCGAATCGCGTTTGCGCGGCATCGTTGCCCACGCCTCGCTTGAAAATGGCCTGGCCGTCGAAAGCGAACTTGCCGCCCTCGCGACGCGACCTTTGGTGAAAGGTGTGCGGCGACTATTGCAGGGTGAAACCGATCCCAATTTTCTCCGGCAACCAAAATTCGTCGCGGGCGTGAAACTGCTCGCAAAATTTGGCTTCACGTTCGACCTTTGCATTCGCCAGCACCAGCTTCGCGCGGCCACCCAACTCGTTCGCACGACTCCTGAAGTCAATTTTGTTCTCGATCATTTCGGCAAGCCGGACGTTCGCGGAAAACAAACTGAACCGTGGGCAACCGAATTAAAAGAACTGGCCGCCTTGCCGAATGTCATTTGCAAGTTATCCGGCCTGACCACCGAAGCCGACTTGGAACACTGGCAGTCAGACGATTTGAAATTTTATTTCGCGCGGACGCTGGAATTTTTTGGATACGAGCGGGTGTTGTTCGGCAGCGATTGGCCGGTGTCCACGCTCGCGACGACTTATCAGCGATGGGTTGAAACCGTGCGGGAAATGGTTTCATCCGCTTCTCTCGCCGATCAGGCAAAATTATTTCACGCGAACGCGGAAAGAATTTACCGCATTTAA
- a CDS encoding enolase C-terminal domain-like protein — MIKKVTTRDARFPIGHGHGSDAIHRDPIYSYAVTQLHDDRGRTGIGLAFTLGEGNQLVCAAAQFYAQRLIGKSIEEIMAEFGVLQRALADEQQFRWLGPHKGVVQLALASVTNACWDLWAKTRDVPLWKLLLDLSPEQILATLDLSYLEDELTAPSALEILRAHVPTRSSRTGILKTGYPGYDTSVGWFNYDDAQVRENCKRAIAAGFTAMKLKVGSRDPERDLRRAHIVREVAGDNARVMVDANQQWTLPQALDICQRLRAINPFWIEEPTHPDDVLGHKTLADAIAPTKLALGEHVPNRVVFKNYLQARCAGFIQVDAVRVAGVSEFIAVSLLSRKFGVPVVPHVGDMGQLHQHLVLFNHIALGNEVVFLEHIPHLREHFVNPCNVSGGVYQTPQDAGSSCELKPE, encoded by the coding sequence ATGATCAAAAAAGTCACCACGCGCGACGCCCGCTTCCCCATCGGCCACGGGCACGGCAGCGACGCCATTCATCGCGATCCGATTTATTCCTACGCCGTGACGCAACTGCACGACGACCGCGGCCGCACGGGCATCGGCCTTGCGTTCACGCTGGGCGAAGGCAATCAACTTGTGTGCGCCGCCGCGCAATTTTACGCGCAGCGACTCATTGGCAAATCCATCGAAGAAATCATGGCGGAATTCGGCGTGCTGCAACGCGCGCTTGCCGATGAACAACAGTTCCGCTGGCTCGGGCCGCACAAAGGCGTCGTGCAACTCGCGCTGGCTTCCGTCACCAACGCGTGCTGGGACTTGTGGGCAAAAACTCGCGACGTGCCGTTATGGAAACTGTTGCTCGACCTTTCCCCCGAGCAAATTCTCGCGACGCTCGATCTTTCCTATCTCGAAGATGAACTGACCGCGCCTTCGGCTCTGGAAATTCTTCGCGCTCATGTGCCGACTCGTTCGTCTCGCACCGGAATTCTAAAAACGGGTTATCCCGGTTACGATACTTCGGTCGGCTGGTTTAACTATGATGACGCGCAGGTTCGCGAAAATTGTAAACGCGCCATCGCCGCCGGTTTTACCGCGATGAAATTAAAAGTGGGTTCACGCGATCCCGAACGTGACTTGCGCCGCGCGCACATCGTCCGCGAAGTCGCTGGTGACAACGCGCGCGTGATGGTGGATGCCAACCAGCAATGGACGCTGCCGCAGGCGCTCGACATCTGCCAGCGCCTCCGCGCAATCAACCCGTTCTGGATTGAGGAACCGACGCATCCCGACGACGTGCTCGGCCACAAGACGCTGGCCGACGCCATCGCGCCGACGAAACTTGCGCTCGGCGAACACGTGCCGAATCGAGTCGTCTTCAAAAATTATTTGCAAGCACGGTGCGCCGGTTTCATTCAGGTGGACGCCGTTCGTGTGGCGGGCGTGAGCGAGTTCATCGCGGTCAGTTTGCTCTCGCGTAAATTCGGTGTGCCCGTCGTGCCGCACGTTGGGGACATGGGGCAACTGCATCAGCATCTGGTTTTGTTCAATCACATCGCGCTCGGAAACGAGGTGGTTTTTCTTGAACACATCCCGCATTTGCGCGAGCATTTTGTGAATCCCTGCAACGTGAGCGGCGGCGTTTATCAAACACCGCAGGACGCCGGCTCGAGTTGCGAGCTGAAACCGGAATGA
- a CDS encoding SDR family oxidoreductase, producing the protein MSALLLQDKIIFLTGGSGGIGWDCARAYAAEGAKVAIAAHNADAVAKAAANLGEGHLGLVCDVSCDADVAAAIKETLTRYGKLDAVHNNAGIATPSKPIHTTTDAEWDELFSINLKSILHTTRHAFSALVETKGCILNTSSLVGVIGQEIHAAYTATKGGMNALTKSMALDYTKYGIRVNAVCPAGAWTPMLRQWCTEQPDPRSTEQYLNEIHPLGYCPDGDAIADACVFLLSDKARFITGHLMHVSGGAELGYRRLK; encoded by the coding sequence ATGAGCGCCTTGCTGCTTCAGGACAAAATTATTTTCCTCACCGGCGGTTCCGGTGGAATCGGCTGGGATTGCGCGCGCGCGTATGCCGCTGAGGGCGCGAAGGTCGCCATCGCCGCGCATAATGCCGACGCCGTCGCCAAAGCCGCTGCCAATCTCGGCGAAGGTCATCTCGGTCTCGTCTGCGATGTCTCGTGCGATGCTGACGTCGCCGCCGCGATCAAGGAAACACTCACGCGTTACGGCAAGCTCGACGCCGTCCACAACAACGCCGGCATCGCCACGCCTTCAAAACCCATTCACACCACCACCGACGCCGAGTGGGACGAACTTTTTTCCATAAACTTGAAAAGCATCCTGCACACGACGCGCCATGCTTTTTCCGCGTTGGTTGAAACGAAGGGTTGCATTCTCAATACGTCGAGTCTCGTCGGTGTCATCGGCCAGGAAATTCACGCAGCCTATACCGCGACGAAAGGCGGCATGAATGCGCTCACCAAATCCATGGCGCTCGATTACACGAAGTATGGCATCCGCGTGAACGCTGTTTGTCCCGCAGGCGCGTGGACGCCGATGCTTCGTCAATGGTGCACCGAACAACCCGACCCGCGTTCCACCGAACAATACCTGAACGAAATCCATCCGCTCGGTTATTGCCCCGACGGTGACGCCATCGCCGACGCGTGTGTGTTTTTGCTTTCGGACAAGGCACGTTTCATCACGGGCCATTTGATGCACGTGAGTGGCGGCGCTGAACTCGGGTATCGCCGCCTGAAATAA
- a CDS encoding L-rhamnose mutarotase, with protein sequence MKIIFISLLAGLLAGCSTTCQVKSPPQRYAWVTGLKPDLAAHYEDLHAHAWPGVNKMIKECHIQNFSIHEREIEGKLYLFAYLEYTGTNFDADMKRMTDDPETQRWWKETDPCQSPLPDAAAKGKIWSDTKEVYFLP encoded by the coding sequence ATGAAAATCATTTTTATTTCTTTGCTGGCCGGGTTGCTCGCTGGATGTTCCACCACCTGCCAGGTCAAATCGCCGCCGCAACGCTACGCTTGGGTGACTGGCCTCAAGCCGGACCTGGCCGCGCACTATGAAGATTTGCACGCGCACGCGTGGCCCGGCGTCAACAAGATGATCAAGGAATGTCACATCCAGAATTTTTCGATCCACGAGCGCGAGATTGAGGGCAAACTTTATCTGTTCGCGTATCTCGAATACACCGGCACGAACTTTGACGCCGACATGAAACGCATGACCGATGATCCTGAAACCCAGCGTTGGTGGAAGGAGACGGACCCGTGCCAGTCGCCATTGCCCGACGCCGCCGCGAAAGGAAAAATCTGGTCGGACACGAAGGAGGTTTATTTTCTGCCATGA
- a CDS encoding sodium/solute symporter (Members of the Solute:Sodium Symporter (SSS), TC 2.A.21 as described in tcdb.org, catalyze solute:Na+ symport. Known solutes for members of the family include sugars, amino acids, nucleosides, inositols, vitamins, urea or anions, depending on the system.): MNNPMSNLDWAIVAGYLLAVVGLGIAAGFMRRTGERGGEGGHYFLAGNTLAWPVIGLAMFAANISTVHLVSLAEAAYKYGLVFGNFEWMAGFTLILLSLFFAPLYLRSRVATLPDFLERRFNRGCRDVLSIVSLFSAIVIHMGVALYTAAWVLRGILGLAPGATILGVDALLFFIGVLGILTGVYTMLGGLLAVVWTESVQTVLLLVGAVVITITGYLKIGGWSQLAHTLASHPHPLAAVPNSGVTWGTGNFLNLARDAKDPSGLPWYSVLLGYPVLGIWYWCCDQTIVQRVLAAKDDTNARLGPLFCAFLKILPVFLFVLPGVICVALVQQHAFGDAAPQNATDTYTFLITHLLPVGLKGLVAAAMLAAAMQTCSAALNSTATLVAYDLFKRHRPAISDEQLVRVGKITTVVGTILAIVCSPLFGHYQTIFQGINKLISYVAPPITAVFLLGVFWRRASGKSAFITLIAGIILGFITFYLDWQNIYRGDFMLIAFVLLVACMIIMVATTFLFPEPFKAGAELLVWENWREPLQNKFGARGLGDFRILAGVIVAIFIALFILFR, encoded by the coding sequence ATGAATAACCCGATGAGCAATCTCGACTGGGCGATCGTGGCCGGCTATCTGCTGGCCGTGGTCGGGCTCGGCATTGCTGCGGGTTTCATGCGCCGCACCGGCGAACGCGGCGGCGAAGGCGGACATTATTTTCTCGCCGGCAATACACTCGCGTGGCCGGTGATCGGCCTCGCTATGTTCGCCGCGAACATCTCCACCGTGCATCTCGTAAGTCTCGCCGAGGCCGCTTACAAATACGGCCTCGTCTTCGGCAACTTCGAATGGATGGCAGGCTTCACGCTGATTCTGCTGTCGCTATTTTTTGCGCCGCTTTATTTGCGTTCGCGCGTCGCCACGCTGCCTGATTTTCTCGAGCGCCGTTTCAACCGCGGCTGCCGCGATGTTCTGTCCATCGTCTCGCTCTTCTCCGCCATCGTCATTCACATGGGCGTCGCGCTCTACACGGCTGCGTGGGTGTTGCGCGGAATTCTCGGCCTCGCTCCCGGCGCAACCATCCTCGGCGTGGACGCGCTGCTGTTTTTCATCGGCGTGCTGGGAATTCTCACTGGTGTTTACACGATGCTCGGTGGCCTGCTCGCCGTCGTGTGGACGGAAAGTGTGCAAACGGTTTTGCTGCTCGTCGGCGCGGTCGTCATCACCATCACCGGCTATCTGAAAATCGGCGGCTGGAGCCAGCTCGCGCACACGCTCGCCTCGCATCCCCATCCGCTGGCCGCTGTGCCAAACAGTGGCGTGACGTGGGGCACGGGAAATTTTCTCAATCTCGCGCGCGACGCCAAAGATCCCAGCGGCCTGCCGTGGTATTCCGTTCTTCTGGGTTATCCGGTGCTGGGCATCTGGTATTGGTGCTGCGACCAGACCATTGTGCAACGTGTGTTGGCCGCGAAGGACGACACCAACGCGCGCCTCGGCCCACTCTTCTGCGCATTCCTGAAAATTCTGCCGGTTTTTCTTTTCGTGCTGCCCGGCGTGATCTGCGTTGCGCTGGTGCAACAACACGCCTTCGGTGACGCCGCACCTCAGAACGCCACCGACACTTATACTTTTCTCATCACGCATTTATTACCCGTCGGACTGAAAGGTCTCGTCGCCGCCGCTATGCTCGCCGCCGCCATGCAAACCTGCTCCGCCGCTCTCAACTCCACCGCCACGCTCGTCGCGTACGATTTATTCAAACGCCATCGCCCAGCCATCAGCGACGAACAACTCGTGCGCGTCGGCAAAATCACAACGGTTGTCGGAACTATTCTTGCCATCGTTTGCTCGCCCTTGTTCGGCCATTACCAAACGATTTTTCAGGGCATCAACAAACTGATCTCCTACGTCGCTCCGCCAATCACGGCGGTCTTTTTGCTCGGCGTATTTTGGCGCCGCGCTTCCGGCAAGTCCGCGTTCATCACTCTGATCGCGGGAATCATTCTCGGCTTCATCACTTTTTATCTCGATTGGCAAAATATTTATCGCGGCGATTTCATGCTCATCGCCTTCGTGCTGCTCGTGGCGTGCATGATCATTATGGTCGCCACGACCTTTCTTTTTCCCGAACCCTTTAAGGCCGGAGCCGAATTGCTCGTCTGGGAAAATTGGCGTGAGCCTTTGCAAAATAAATTTGGCGCGCGCGGTTTGGGCGATTTTCGCATCCTCGCCGGCGTCATCGTCGCGATATTTATCGCGCTCTTTATTCTTTTTCGCTGA
- a CDS encoding alpha-L-fucosidase, with the protein MKCLKDLLAGLIMIAILAVTSTALCETAAQHAQRLEWWRDARFGMFIHWGPVSLTGQEISWSRANSNTNSPNNGPTPVEVYDNLYKQFDPTNFNASEWVSIAKNTGMKYMVLTAKHGDGFLLWNSKVDGYNIGATPFHRDVCQELADAAHHQDMKIGWYFSPMDWRDPDCRSANNDRFVTKIQAELRELLSNYGKIAVLWFDSDGRPTMWHPAETYALVRRLQPQIIINNRLEMSTYDQWLHQGGLGPNEDYYTPEQKIGAYDDTNPWETCMTLGTQWSWKPDDKLKSAAEVIRILAECSGGDGNLLLDVGPMPDGRIEPRQVAILQEVGHWLEKNGVAIYGTRGGPWKPTKSIASTRHGNKIYLHILHQHEEAIELPGIARKIKSAQILNGGKVEFVQQNGKLTLNIPLASRDASDTIVQLTLDGSAMDLPAQEIPPTFHATASNVFEKNDSDYGPQLAFDSDESTRWATDNGTKQAWLAVNFVKPKTVSRVHISEAYPNRVQKFDFQVRENGDWKTVFSGATIGDSFEKSFAPVTAHEFRLNILDASEGPTINEVELLP; encoded by the coding sequence ATGAAATGTCTGAAAGATTTGCTGGCCGGGTTGATAATGATTGCCATCCTCGCCGTCACTTCGACCGCCCTTTGCGAAACTGCCGCGCAGCACGCCCAACGCCTGGAATGGTGGCGCGACGCCCGATTCGGCATGTTCATTCATTGGGGCCCGGTCAGTCTTACCGGTCAGGAAATCAGTTGGTCGCGCGCGAATTCCAACACCAATTCGCCCAACAATGGCCCGACCCCGGTCGAGGTTTACGACAATCTTTACAAGCAATTCGATCCGACCAATTTCAACGCCAGTGAATGGGTAAGCATCGCCAAAAATACCGGCATGAAATATATGGTGCTCACCGCCAAACACGGCGACGGCTTTTTGTTGTGGAATTCAAAAGTAGACGGCTACAACATCGGCGCGACGCCGTTTCATCGCGACGTTTGCCAGGAACTTGCCGATGCCGCGCATCATCAAGATATGAAAATCGGCTGGTATTTTTCGCCGATGGATTGGCGCGACCCGGATTGCCGTTCGGCAAACAATGATCGCTTCGTCACAAAAATTCAGGCTGAATTGCGCGAGTTGCTTTCCAATTACGGCAAGATCGCCGTGCTTTGGTTCGATAGCGACGGGCGTCCAACGATGTGGCATCCCGCCGAGACCTATGCGCTCGTGCGCCGTCTGCAACCGCAAATCATAATCAACAATCGCCTTGAGATGAGCACGTATGATCAGTGGCTGCATCAGGGCGGTCTCGGCCCCAACGAGGATTATTACACGCCCGAACAAAAAATCGGCGCTTACGATGACACCAATCCCTGGGAAACCTGCATGACGCTCGGCACGCAATGGTCTTGGAAACCGGACGACAAATTGAAATCCGCTGCCGAAGTCATCCGCATTCTCGCCGAATGTTCCGGCGGCGACGGCAATCTTCTCCTCGACGTCGGCCCGATGCCCGATGGCCGCATCGAACCTCGCCAGGTCGCCATTCTTCAAGAGGTCGGCCACTGGCTGGAGAAAAACGGCGTCGCCATTTATGGAACTCGCGGCGGTCCGTGGAAACCGACCAAATCCATCGCCAGCACGCGTCATGGAAATAAAATTTATCTTCACATCCTGCATCAACACGAAGAAGCCATCGAGCTTCCCGGCATCGCGCGCAAAATAAAATCGGCGCAAATCCTCAACGGCGGAAAAGTTGAATTCGTGCAGCAAAATGGAAAACTAACTCTAAACATTCCCCTCGCCTCCCGCGATGCGAGCGATACCATCGTTCAATTAACCCTCGACGGCTCCGCGATGGACTTGCCTGCGCAGGAAATCCCTCCCACCTTTCACGCAACCGCTTCAAATGTCTTCGAGAAAAACGATTCCGACTATGGCCCACAACTCGCCTTCGACAGCGACGAATCCACTCGTTGGGCAACCGACAACGGCACCAAACAGGCATGGCTCGCGGTCAATTTCGTGAAGCCAAAAACTGTCAGTCGTGTTCACATTTCGGAAGCGTATCCGAATCGCGTGCAGAAATTCGATTTTCAAGTCCGTGAAAACGGCGATTGGAAAACTGTTTTCAGCGGCGCCACCATCGGCGACAGTTTTGAAAAATCGTTCGCCCCCGTCACCGCGCATGAGTTTCGCCTGAACATCCTCGACGCGAGCGAAGGCCCGACGATCAACGAAGTGGAATTATTGCCTTGA
- a CDS encoding AraC family transcriptional regulator, with product MTAKPTYQTRRVRYEIDRCEPQNRAIETGKIHFHALTKGHYPGTPVPQNILSGLSSIGFWNAGGTQDWGLDTHRNEGIEIMFLETGTMAFSADQKQYDLRAGQFTITRPWQLHKLGAPNIGPGRLHWLILDVGVRRPHQSWNWPPWMVLTKDDLAELTRKLRHNENPVWNATPAIGQSFRELARTVEAWDQPYAISRMATYLNQLFLGILDALSEQQKQETPDLTSRQRTVELFLREVENNPATASETWTINSMAEHCSMGVTAFSKYCRELVNSGPMEFLNRCRLDRAAKQLREKNGLSITEIALACGFNSSQYFATRFRQRFHVSPSRFGEEPREK from the coding sequence ATGACAGCCAAGCCGACCTACCAGACGCGCCGGGTGCGCTACGAGATAGATCGTTGCGAGCCACAGAACCGGGCGATTGAAACCGGCAAAATTCATTTTCACGCGCTGACGAAAGGACACTATCCCGGCACGCCCGTTCCGCAGAATATTTTGTCCGGCTTGAGCAGCATCGGTTTTTGGAACGCCGGCGGGACACAGGACTGGGGGCTTGATACGCATCGCAACGAAGGCATCGAGATCATGTTTTTGGAAACGGGCACGATGGCGTTTTCGGCGGACCAGAAGCAATATGATCTGCGCGCGGGACAATTTACCATCACGCGCCCGTGGCAGTTGCACAAACTCGGCGCGCCGAACATCGGGCCGGGGCGGTTGCATTGGCTGATACTGGACGTCGGCGTGCGACGTCCGCATCAAAGCTGGAACTGGCCGCCGTGGATGGTGCTGACGAAAGATGACCTGGCGGAGTTGACGCGAAAATTGCGGCACAACGAAAATCCGGTTTGGAACGCCACGCCGGCCATTGGGCAATCTTTCCGCGAACTGGCGCGCACGGTGGAAGCGTGGGACCAACCTTATGCCATTTCGCGCATGGCGACGTATCTAAACCAGCTTTTTTTGGGCATCCTCGACGCGCTGTCCGAGCAGCAGAAACAAGAAACGCCCGACCTGACTTCGCGGCAGCGCACGGTGGAATTATTTTTGCGGGAGGTCGAAAATAATCCGGCGACGGCCAGCGAAACGTGGACCATCAACAGCATGGCGGAGCATTGCAGCATGGGCGTGACGGCGTTTTCCAAGTATTGCCGTGAACTGGTCAATTCGGGGCCGATGGAATTTTTGAATCGCTGCCGGCTTGACCGCGCGGCGAAACAGTTGCGCGAAAAGAACGGCCTTTCCATCACTGAGATCGCGCTCGCGTGCGGTTTCAACTCGAGCCAATATTTTGCGACGCGTTTTCGCCAGCGCTTTCACGTTTCGCCGAGCCGGTTCGGAGAAGAGCCGCGGGAAAAATAA
- a CDS encoding PEP-CTERM sorting domain-containing protein: MKKLILCASVASLAGAAFAADITWQAPTFISGPTDVSTTGTFFGSWAPFNGDASSGLTVNGVTFQAFPDLSGATDNFDNGGNNGTFATPTTSDNNYNLLLNAGAFGNSSGSYTVSWNGMTPGNTYEVQLWVNDGRNSTVNARTETLSGGTDTSPSLAYGSDDTGSGQDIIGTFVADGTGAETLTLTPGATIPSAQFNLLQVRDLTPTPEPSTVALLTIGAGALFAGARRKFRAS; encoded by the coding sequence ATGAAAAAACTGATTCTCTGCGCGTCCGTCGCCAGCTTGGCCGGCGCCGCATTCGCCGCCGACATAACCTGGCAAGCGCCCACATTTATCAGCGGGCCAACCGACGTCAGCACGACGGGAACATTTTTTGGATCCTGGGCGCCCTTTAATGGGGATGCGTCCAGTGGCTTAACCGTAAACGGCGTGACCTTTCAGGCTTTTCCGGATCTGTCCGGCGCGACGGACAATTTTGATAATGGCGGAAACAACGGCACGTTCGCAACTCCTACCACTTCCGACAATAATTACAACCTGCTCCTCAACGCCGGCGCGTTCGGGAACAGCTCCGGAAGTTACACCGTCAGTTGGAACGGCATGACCCCGGGAAATACGTATGAAGTGCAACTGTGGGTGAATGACGGCCGCAACAGCACCGTCAACGCGCGCACGGAAACCCTTTCCGGCGGCACCGACACCTCGCCATCTTTGGCCTATGGTTCCGACGACACTGGCTCGGGACAGGACATTATCGGAACCTTCGTGGCCGATGGCACGGGCGCTGAGACGCTGACGCTGACCCCCGGAGCAACCATACCCTCCGCCCAATTCAATCTCCTGCAAGTCCGTGACCTCACGCCCACGCCTGAACCTTCAACTGTGGCGTTGTTGACGATTGGCGCGGGAGCGCTATTTGCAGGCGCGCGCCGGAAATTCCGAGCCAGCTAG
- the ribD gene encoding bifunctional diaminohydroxyphosphoribosylaminopyrimidine deaminase/5-amino-6-(5-phosphoribosylamino)uracil reductase RibD codes for MKMALRLARRAYGRTSPNPMVGAVLVKRGRVIGRGWHHRAGRPHAEIEALRDAQSNGASANGATLYVTLEPCCTHGRTPPCTEAIIAAGIKKIVVATIDPNPAHAGRAFNILGRAGIEVVEGVRAEEAEKLNEAFNHWIVQHTPFVTVKAAMTLDGKIATVGGESKWITGEKARGQGMKLRRGADGILVGINTVLADDPNLTVRTPGSAKVKPDDSPRRFVLDSQARTPLVARVVTDEFADLTTIVVGPSAPKKRVTALAKRVSVMIAPEKKGRIDLGWLMQRLGEEEVTSVLVEGGGEVNAAFLLGGLAQRVAFFYAPKILGGRNARKSVSGAGVNVLEKAVQLREVQWKWLGPDLWLNARVVGK; via the coding sequence ATGAAAATGGCCTTGCGGCTGGCGCGGCGCGCGTACGGGCGGACGTCACCGAACCCGATGGTGGGCGCGGTGCTGGTTAAGCGCGGGCGCGTGATCGGGCGGGGGTGGCATCATCGCGCCGGACGGCCGCATGCGGAAATTGAAGCGTTGCGTGATGCTCAGTCGAATGGCGCGAGCGCGAACGGGGCCACGCTTTATGTCACGCTGGAGCCGTGTTGCACGCATGGGCGGACGCCGCCGTGCACGGAGGCGATCATCGCGGCGGGAATTAAAAAAATTGTGGTGGCGACGATTGATCCGAATCCGGCGCATGCGGGACGGGCATTTAATATTTTGGGGCGAGCAGGAATCGAAGTGGTGGAGGGTGTTCGCGCGGAGGAAGCTGAGAAGTTGAACGAGGCGTTCAATCATTGGATCGTGCAGCACACGCCGTTCGTCACGGTCAAGGCGGCGATGACATTGGATGGAAAAATCGCGACAGTGGGCGGGGAATCGAAATGGATCACGGGCGAAAAGGCGCGCGGGCAGGGGATGAAATTGCGGCGGGGCGCGGATGGAATTTTGGTGGGGATCAATACGGTGCTCGCGGACGATCCGAATTTGACCGTGCGAACGCCCGGCAGTGCGAAGGTGAAGCCGGACGATTCGCCGCGAAGGTTTGTTTTGGATTCACAAGCGCGAACGCCTTTGGTTGCACGCGTAGTGACGGACGAATTTGCGGATCTGACCACCATCGTCGTCGGACCGAGTGCTCCCAAGAAGCGCGTGACAGCGTTGGCGAAGCGAGTGAGCGTGATGATTGCGCCGGAAAAAAAAGGGCGAATAGATTTGGGCTGGCTGATGCAGCGGCTGGGCGAGGAGGAAGTCACGAGCGTGCTGGTTGAAGGCGGCGGAGAAGTGAACGCGGCGTTTCTGCTCGGCGGGCTGGCGCAACGCGTGGCATTTTTTTATGCGCCGAAGATTTTGGGTGGACGTAATGCGCGCAAAAGTGTGAGCGGGGCGGGCGTCAATGTATTGGAGAAAGCCGTGCAGTTGCGCGAGGTCCAATGGAAATGGCTGGGCCCGGATTTATGGTTGAACGCGCGGGTCGTGGGAAAATAA
- a CDS encoding riboflavin synthase has product MFTGIVEETGTVEKIKATSKSIELTVRAKICGRGLKLGDSLAVNGCCLTVVKLTPRAGAKLIQLDLLKETWERTNLQFARAGSLVNLERSLEVGARLGGHFVTGHIDGTGKITRWERAGQDHVLEISAPPEVMQYLVFKGSITVDGISLTVAVVRRKSFRVWIIPHTHAVTALRERAVGDAVNLEADILGKYVRQFVAAMPRGVTSSRKG; this is encoded by the coding sequence ATGTTTACCGGAATTGTCGAAGAAACGGGGACGGTGGAGAAGATCAAGGCGACTTCGAAGTCCATTGAGTTGACGGTGCGCGCGAAAATCTGCGGGCGGGGTTTGAAACTCGGCGACAGCCTGGCGGTGAATGGCTGCTGTCTCACGGTGGTGAAGCTGACGCCGCGCGCGGGCGCGAAATTAATCCAACTCGATTTGCTCAAGGAAACCTGGGAGCGGACGAACCTGCAATTCGCGCGCGCCGGTTCGCTGGTGAATTTGGAACGGTCGTTGGAAGTCGGGGCGCGTTTGGGCGGGCATTTCGTGACGGGTCATATTGATGGCACGGGAAAAATTACGCGCTGGGAGCGGGCAGGGCAGGATCATGTGCTGGAGATCAGCGCGCCGCCGGAGGTGATGCAGTATCTCGTTTTCAAGGGCTCGATCACGGTGGATGGCATCAGCCTGACGGTGGCGGTGGTGCGGCGAAAAAGTTTTCGCGTATGGATCATTCCGCATACCCACGCGGTAACGGCGTTGCGCGAGCGCGCGGTGGGCGACGCCGTGAACCTCGAGGCGGATATTTTGGGAAAGTATGTCCGGCAATTCGTGGCGGCGATGCCGCGCGGCGTCACTTCGTCCCGGAAGGGATGA
- a CDS encoding YgdI/YgdR family lipoprotein codes for MKNFFVVLLFAAIVCAGCRTRYDIRLNNGEVITAKGRPHLDKDRSAWIFTDASGKQNAVPAGRVTEVSPQSIDTDSGTGKFIPSGTK; via the coding sequence ATGAAAAACTTTTTTGTCGTCCTCCTCTTCGCCGCCATCGTCTGCGCCGGATGCCGCACCCGCTACGATATTCGTCTCAATAACGGCGAGGTCATCACCGCCAAGGGTCGGCCGCATCTCGACAAGGACCGCAGCGCCTGGATCTTTACCGATGCCAGCGGCAAGCAGAACGCCGTGCCCGCCGGGCGCGTCACCGAAGTTTCCCCGCAATCCATTGACACCGATTCCGGCACTGGCAAGTTCATCCCTTCCGGGACGAAGTGA